A stretch of [Clostridium] scindens DNA encodes these proteins:
- a CDS encoding acetate--CoA ligase family protein: MGHNLDALFNPENIAVIGASNNPLKAGYTVIYNLNQIGYPKKVFPVTMSADEILGRKCYKKLSQIEDTVELVVLGTPAKMIYDIMDDLEARMEERQDVKVIVCIAADYGETKTEEGIKRQECLIQTAKRYGIRVVGPNCIGIIDNINRVDTTFVETLIPKEMRGQKGGISFISQSGAMAASILMMGASGPAPISMNKFISIGNMADVDCIDLLEYFEQDEDTKVIGMYLEGYPDGRRLMDTLSRIARKKPVVILKVGRSSIGAKAANSHTGSLAGADSVYDAAFRQYGIIRVYTIEDMMDTLQAFDAMKIPEGPNCFLLTQAGGPGIYCTDAFVDEKNLAFPMVSDVTKEKLKEALPPMANICSPEGYADITAAATVAHHVESLRIVMDDEATDSVIFVTVVPTFLPRRELAEGLIHLLVEEGYQKKKPVCICIMAGNYVWECRQILERAGIHTFDTPAHCVKAMSHMTAYGQFLKEQEEEADE; the protein is encoded by the coding sequence CTACAACCTGAATCAGATTGGATATCCAAAAAAAGTATTTCCCGTGACAATGTCGGCTGACGAGATCCTCGGACGGAAATGTTATAAGAAGCTTTCCCAGATTGAAGATACGGTGGAACTGGTAGTGCTGGGAACTCCGGCCAAGATGATCTATGACATTATGGATGACCTGGAAGCGCGTATGGAAGAGCGGCAGGATGTGAAGGTGATCGTTTGCATCGCCGCAGACTATGGAGAGACAAAGACAGAAGAAGGCATTAAAAGGCAGGAATGCCTCATCCAGACGGCAAAAAGATACGGCATCCGGGTGGTGGGGCCGAACTGCATCGGCATCATCGACAATATTAACCGCGTGGACACCACATTTGTGGAGACGCTTATTCCAAAAGAAATGAGAGGGCAGAAGGGAGGAATCAGTTTTATCTCCCAGAGCGGAGCGATGGCGGCTTCCATCCTGATGATGGGAGCGTCCGGCCCGGCGCCGATCTCCATGAACAAATTCATCTCCATAGGAAATATGGCGGATGTGGACTGTATCGACCTGCTGGAGTACTTTGAGCAGGATGAGGACACGAAGGTGATCGGCATGTATCTGGAAGGATATCCGGATGGACGAAGACTGATGGATACGCTGTCCAGGATTGCCAGGAAGAAGCCAGTCGTCATCCTAAAGGTGGGGCGGAGCAGCATCGGCGCGAAGGCGGCCAATTCCCATACCGGCTCCCTTGCCGGGGCTGATTCCGTCTATGACGCGGCATTCCGGCAATATGGGATTATAAGGGTGTACACGATTGAGGATATGATGGATACGCTTCAGGCATTCGACGCCATGAAGATACCAGAGGGGCCAAACTGTTTTCTTCTTACACAGGCAGGCGGTCCGGGAATCTATTGCACGGATGCGTTCGTGGATGAAAAGAACCTTGCATTTCCCATGGTATCCGATGTGACGAAGGAAAAGTTGAAGGAGGCGCTGCCGCCTATGGCAAATATCTGCTCCCCGGAGGGGTACGCGGACATCACGGCAGCAGCTACGGTAGCGCATCATGTGGAAAGCCTTCGGATCGTCATGGATGACGAGGCGACGGACAGCGTGATCTTCGTCACGGTGGTGCCTACCTTTCTTCCGAGAAGGGAACTGGCCGAGGGGCTGATCCATCTGCTGGTGGAGGAAGGATACCAGAAGAAAAAGCCAGTCTGTATCTGCATCATGGCGGGAAACTATGTGTGGGAATGCCGGCAGATCCTGGAACGCGCCGGAATTCATACGTTTGACACGCCAGCCCACTGCGTGAAGGCAATGAGCCATATGACGGCCTATGGCCAATTCTTAAAGGAGCAGGAGGAAGAGGCAGATGAGTAG